A window of the Henckelia pumila isolate YLH828 chromosome 3, ASM3356847v2, whole genome shotgun sequence genome harbors these coding sequences:
- the LOC140891140 gene encoding cellulose synthase A catalytic subunit 2 [UDP-forming]-like: MVMDTGGRLVAGSHNRNEFVLINADEIGRIKSVQELSGQKCQICGDEVEITIDGEHFVACNECAFPVCRTCYEYERKEGNQACPQCRTRYKRIKGSPRVDGDEEEEDFDDLEYEFDCGDIEVPGFKKRAHTRLASSTSHDSSSQVLEIPLLTYSEEDAQVSYDHHAIIIPPFVNDGDGIHFSSPGASAHLPSRPMVPEKDIALYGYGSVSWKDRMEDWKKRQSEKLQMVKHLGNNDSEDFDGSELDPDLPTMDEGRQPLSRKLPISSSKINPYRLIIILRVVVLGFFFHYRILHPVPDAYGLWMTSVICEIWFAASWILDQFPKWYPVERETYLDRLSLRYEKEGKQSELADIDIFVSTVDPMKEPPLITANTVLSILAVDYPVDKVSCYVSDDGAAMLTFEALSETSEFARKWVPFCKKFNIEPRAPEWYFSQKMDYLKNKVHPAFVRERRAMKREYEEFKVRINHLVAMAEKVPEDGWTMQDGTPWPGNIVRDHPGMIQVFLGHDGLRDVEENELPRLVYVSREKRPSFEHHKKAGAMNAMIRVSAVLSNAPYILNVDCDHYINNSKALREAMCFMMDPTSGKGVCYVQFPQRFDGIDFHDRYSNHNAVFFDINMKGLDGLQGPIYVGTGCVFRRQALYGYDAPAKKKLPSKTCNCWPKWCCLCCGFRKSKTRKTKKDKIKKSKLRETSKQIHALETIEEGIEGTDITSRISQEKLEKKFGQSPVFVASTLIENGGVLKEVSSTSLLKEAIHVISCGYEDKTEWGKEVGWIYGSVTEDILTGFKMHCHGWRSVYCMPKRPAFKGSAPINLSDRLHQVLRWALGSVEIFLSKHCPIWYGYGGGLKWLERLSYINSVVYPWTSIPLVMYCTLPAICLLTGKFIVPEISNYASVIFISLFVSIAATGSLEMQWGGVRIDDWWRNEQFWVIGGVSSHLFALFQGLLKVLAGVSTNFTVTSKGGDDGQFSELYLFKWTSLLIPPLTLLIVNIVGVVAGIANAINNGYESWGPLFGKLLFAFWVIMHLYPFLKGMMGKQEKIPTVVVIWSILLASIITLVWVRINPFVSRDGPVLEICGLKCDD, encoded by the exons ATGGTGATGGATACAGGAGGAAGACTAGTCGCTGGTTCTCATAATAGAAATGAATTTGTGCTCATAAATGCTGATGAAATAGGCAGG ATCAAGTCTGTCCAAGAACTAAGTGGACAAAAATGCCAAATTTGTGGGGATGAAGTGGAGATAACTATTGACGGGGAACACTTTGTTGCCTGCAACGAATGCGCCTTCCCTGTTTGTAGGACTTGCTATGAGTATGAGAGAAAGGAAGGAAATCAGGCCTGTCCTCAGTGCAGAACCAGATACAAGCGCATTAAAG GTAGCCCAAGGGTTGATGGTGATGAAGAAGAGGAAGACTTCGATGATTTGGAATACGAGTTTGATTGTGGAGATATTGAGGTTCCGGGCTTTAAAAAAAGAGCTCATACTCGATTAGCCTCATCCACAAGTCATGACTCATCGTCCCAAGTTCTTGAAATCCCTCTCTTGACTTATAGTGAAGAG GATGCTCAGGTTtcttatgatcatcatgctatTATAATACCCCCATTTGTCAATGATGGGGATGGGATACATTTTTCGTCTCCTGGGGCATCAGCACATC TGCCATCCCGGCCTATGGTTCCAGAGAAAGACATAGCATTATATGGTTATGGAAGTGTTTCATGGAAGGATCGGATGGAGGATTGGAAGAAGAGACAGAGCGAGAAACTTCAGATGGTCAAACATCTAGGGAATAATGATTCTGAGGACTTCGATGGGAGTGAATTGGACCCTGATTTGCCTAC GATGGATGAAGGCAGGCAACCGCTTTCAAGGAAATTACCAATATCTTCGAGCAAGATAAACCCATACAGATTGATAATTATACTTCGTGTTGTGGTTCTTGGGTTTTTCTTCCATTACAGGATTCTCCATCCAGTTCCTGATGCATATGGCTTGTGGATGACTTCAGTTATTTGTGAAATATGGTTCGCTGCTTCATGGATACTTGACCAGTTTCCAAAATGGTATCCTGTTGAGCGAGAGACTTACCTTGATCGACTCTCACTTAG GTACGAGAAAGAAGGAAAGCAATCAGAATTAGCTGACATAGACATCTTTGTCAGCACAGTTGATCCAATGAAAGAACCTCCACTGATTACCGCAAACACAGTTCTCTCTATTCTTGCAGTGGATTACCCAGTTGACAAAGTGTCATGCTATGTATCCGATGATGGTGCCGCCATGCTTACTTTTGAAGCTCTCTCTGAGACATCTGAATTTGCTCGAAAATGGGTTCCCTTCTGCAAGAAATTCAACATCGAACCACGAGCTCCAGAATGGTATTTTTCCCAGAAGATGGattatttgaaaaacaaagTCCATCCAGCATTTGTGAGGGAAAGGCGTGCTATGAAG AGGGAGTACGAGGAGTTCAAAGTTCGAATCAATCATTTGGTGGCCATGGCAGAAAAGGTTCCTGAAGATGGCTGGACAATGCAGGATGGAACTCCCTGGCCTGGAAATATTGTTCGAGACCATCCTGGTATGATCCAG GTGTTCCTGGGTCATGATGGTCTTCGTGATGTTGAAGAGAATGAACTGCCTCGCCTGGTTTATGTTTCCCGTGAGAAGAGACCAAGCTTTGAGCATCATAAGAAAGCTGGGGCCATGAATGCTATG ATTCGGGTTTCTGCTGTCCTATCAAATGCTCCTTATATTCTGAATGTCGATTGTGATCACTACATAAACAACAGCAAGGCCTTGAGAGAAGCCATGTGCTTCATGATGGACCCTACTTCAGGAAAGGGAGTTTGTTATGTTCAGTTTCCACAGAGATTTGATGGGATTGATTTTCACGATAGATATTCCAACCATAATGCCGTGTTCTTTGAT ATCAATATGAAGGGTTTGGATGGTTTACAAGGACCTATTTATGTTGGAACTGGATGTGTCTTTAGAAGGCAAGCACTTTATGGATATGATGCTCCTGCCAAAAAGAAGTTGCCTAGCAAGACCTGCAACTGCTGGCCAAAGTGGTGCTGTTTGTGCTGTGGTTTTCGGAAAAGCAAGACGAGGAAAACAAAGAAAGACAAGATCAAGAAGTCAAAGCTCAGAGAGACATCAAAGCAGATACATGCACTTGAGACCATTGAAGAAGGGATTGAAG GTACTGATATCACAAGTCGTATTTCCCAAGAAAAACTTGAGAAGAAATTTGGGCAGTCACCGGTATTTGTGGCTTCTACACTGATCGAGAATGGTGGTGTTCTTAAAGAAGTTAGTTCTACATCACTCTTGAAAGAGGCCATTCATGTTATCAGTTGCGGTTATGAAGATAAGACCGAATGGGGAAAGGAG GTTGGTTGGATTTATGGGTCTGTCACCGAGGACATTTTAACTGGATTCAAGATGCACTGCCATGGCTGGCGGTCTGTTTACTGCATGCCGAAGAGACCTGCCTTCAAGGGATCGGCTCCAATCAATCTCTCAGATCGTCTCCACCAAGTGCTTCGATGGGCTCTTGGATCAGTCGAGATTTTTTTGAGCAAACACTGTCCCATCTGGTATGGTTATGGAGGTGGATTGAAGTGGTTGGAACGACTTTCCTACATAAATtctgttgtatatccctggactTCCATTCCATTGGTCATGTATTGTACATTGCCTGCCATTTGCCTTCTCACTGGAAAATTTATCGTCCCCGAG ATAAGTAATTACGCCAGCGTCATATTTATATCCCTCTTCGTTTCCATTGCTGCAACGGGCAGCCTTGAAATGCAATGGGGTGGTGTTCGAATCGACGACTGGTGGAGAAACGAGCAGTTCTGGGTCATCGGAGGAGTTTCCTCACACCTCTTTGCTCTTTTCCAAGGATTACTCAAAGTTCTAGCAGGGGTGAGCACAAACTTCACTGTCACCTCCAAAGGGGGAGACGATGGACAATTTTCTGAGCTATATCTCTTCAAATGGACGTCATTGTTAATCCCACCTTTGACATTACTAATAGTAAACATCGTCGGGGTCGTGGCTGGAATTGCAAACGCCATCAACAACGGATACGAGTCGTGGGGTCCTTTGTTTGGTAAGCTACTTTTTGCATTTTGGGTCATAATGCACCTCTATCCATTCCTCAAGGGGATGATGGGGAAACAAGAGAAAATCCCGACAGTGGTCGTGATCTGGTCGATTCTTTTGGCTTCGATAATAACGCTCGTGTGGGTACGGATCAACCCGTTTGTTTCAAGAGATGGTCCTGTGCTGGAAATATGCGGGCTCAAATGTGATGACTGA
- the LOC140891141 gene encoding uncharacterized protein isoform X3, giving the protein MDFDEYDYLEKAVEETNGSSKKEVPEQKEKDREKTEKGYRRRERSDDDEFDEEKDRKNSSKKSRSEEKGRDRDRDREREREKDRDKDRDRDRDRDRSSRHRSRERDSEKERRGSRDTEKEKDREKDRERNRNRDREREREREREKEKRESDREKEREKEKKDRDRRSRSRSRLDRERERPERELMREPERDESRRFKDKKEAVEAEADPERDQRTVFAYQMPLKATERDVYNFFSQAGKVSDVKLIMDRNSRRSKGVGYVEFDDAMSVPMAIALSGHLFLGQPIMVKPSEAEKNLVQSNTSAGGSGVVGPYGATDRKLYVGNLHFNMTEFQLKQIFEAFGPVELVQLPTDPETGHCKGFGFIQFAQLEHAKAAQSLNGKLEIAGRTIKVSSVTDHVGVQDSGAKTADFDDDEGGGLALNAQSRALLMQKLDRSGTASSVVGPLGVTALNGSTFSQATTLPTNPTAVLPTSVLPAQLVSMVPEPIGTLSECLLLKNMFDPAAETDPEFDLDIRDDVHEECSKYGKVKHIHVDK; this is encoded by the exons ATGGATTTCGACGAGTACGATTACCTCGAGAAGGCAGTGGAAGAAACCAACGGCTCGTCAAAGAAGGAAGTTCCCGAACAGAAGGAAAAGGACAGAGAGAAGACCGAGAAAGGTTACCGAAGAAGAGAGAGGAGCGATGACGACGAGTTTGACGAAGAAAAGGATCGGAAAAACAGCAGCAAGAAGTCTCGGAGCGAAGAGAAGGGGAGGGATCGGGATAGAGATAGGGAAAGGGAAAGGGAAAAGGACAGGGATAAGGATAGGGATAGGGATAGGGATAGGGATAGGAGCTCGAGGCATCGGAGTAGAGAGCGGGACTCAGAAAAGGAGAGGCGGGGGTCTAGGGATACGGAGAAGGAGAAGGATAGAGAGAAGGACAGGGAAAGGAATAGGAATAGGGATAGGGAGAGGGAGAGGGAGAGGGAGAGAGAGAAGGAGAAAAGAGAGAGTGACAGAGAGAAGGAGAGAGAGAAGGAGAAGAAGGACAGGGACAGGAGGAGTAGAAGCCGATCGAGGCTAGACCGTGAAAGGGAGAGGCCCGAGAGGGAGTTGATGAGGGAGCCGGAGCGTGATGAAAGCAG GAGATTTAAGGATAAAAAAGAAGCCGTGGAAGCTGAAGCTGATCCAGAAAGGGACCAGAGAACTGTTTTTGCATATCAG ATGCCCCTGAAGGCAACTGAGAGAGATGTATACAATTTCTTTTCACAAGCAGGAAAG GTCAGTGATGTGAAACTAATCATGGATCGAAACTCAAGACGTTCAAAAGGAGTTGG GTATGTTGAATTTGATGATGCTATGTCTGTGCCGATGGCTATCGCTCTGTCCGGCCACCTGTTTCTTGGACAACCAATTATGGTAAAACCTTCAGAGGCTGAAAAGAATCTTGTTCAATCAAACACTTCTGCTGGTGGTTCTGGAGTTGTCGGACCATATGGTGCAACGGATAGGAAGCTTTACGTGgggaatttacattttaatATGACAGAATTTCAGCTTAAACAG ATTTTTGAAGCATTTGGTCCTGTTGAGCTTGTTCAACTTCCTACAGACCCAGAGACAGGACATTGCAAAGGTTTCGGGTTTATTCAA TTTGCACAACTTGAACATGCGAAGGCAGCACAAAGTCTGAACGGGAAGCTGGAGATTGCTGGTCGAACCATTAAG GTTTCTTCTGTTACGGACCATGTTGGAGTACAAGACTCCGGAGCAAAAACAGCAGATTTTGATGATGACGAGGGGGGTGGTTTG GCTCTAAATGCTCAGTCTAGGGCATTGCTCATGCAAAAGCTCGATCGCAGTGGTACTGCTTCAAG CGTTGTGGGTCCCCTTGGAGTTACTGCATTGAATGGGTCCACTTTTTCACAAGCTACTACCTTACCTACCAATCCAACAGCAGTACTCCCCACCTCAGTTCTTCCTGCGCAACTGGTTTCCATGGTTCCAGAACCTATTGGGACACTTAGTGAATGTTTACTGTTGAAGAATATGTTTGATCCTGCAGCTGAG ACAGATCCCGAATTTGATCTGGACATTAGAGATGATGTGCATGAAGAATGCTCCAAGTATGGGAAGGTGAAACATATCCATGTTGACAA GTAA
- the LOC140893339 gene encoding fasciclin-like arabinogalactan protein 19 — protein sequence MVTPPPPPPRFAACLPFLLIICAATDAATFQELETTLQTLRNHGFTLFTNAITTSDIQIQLLSPNSTSAANYPFTLFAPKDVQLFTLDMESSAASYISTLRYHVIPNRRLTFSDLLNHTSTFLDTLLPQHSVLIGKTQNDGASGVVVDGIRVSEPDLFLGSRFAVHGIDGILVTGLIDYEFFQVNHKDSPSSPPLAPVSEYERNNVPVASRPKFDWPIPARANRRGGNARRHRRHRRRHGRHDLIF from the coding sequence ATGGTAACTCCTCCTCCTCCGCCACCACGATTCGCCGCCTGCCTTCCGTTTCTCCTCATCATCTGCGCCGCCACCGACGCCGCCACATTCCAAGAACTCGAAACAACCCTCCAAACGCTCAGAAACCATGGATTCACCCTCTTCACCAACGCCATCACCACCTCCGACATCCAAATCCAACTGCTCTCCCCCAACTCCACCTCCGCCGCTAATTACCCATTCACTCTCTTCGCTCCCAAGGACGTGCAGCTCTTCACCCTCGACATGGAATCCAGCGCCGCCTCATACATCAGCACCCTCCGCTACCATGTCATCCCCAACCGCCGCCTCACCTTCTCCGACCTCCTCAACCACACCTCCACTTTCCTCGACACCCTCCTCCCCCAGCACTCGGTCTTGATCGGCAAGACGCAAAACGACGGCGCTTCTGGCGTCGTGGTCGACGGGATTCGAGTGTCGGAACCTGATCTTTTTCTCGGATCCAGATTCGCTGTGCATGGGATCGACGGCATTCTCGTCACTGGCTTGATCGACTACGAATTCTTCCAGGTCAATCACAAGGACTCACCATCGTCACCGCCTCTCGCTCCTGTATCAGAATATGAACGGAATAATGTTCCCGTCGCTTCACGGCCAAAATTTGACTGGCCGATTCCGGCTCGCGCTAACCGCCGGGGCGGGAATGCTAGAAGACACCGTAGGCACAGGCGGAGACACGGCCGGCACGATCTGATCTTCTGA
- the LOC140891141 gene encoding uncharacterized protein isoform X1, translating to MDFDEYDYLEKAVEETNGSSKKEVPEQKEKDREKTEKGYRRRERSDDDEFDEEKDRKNSSKKSRSEEKGRDRDRDREREREKDRDKDRDRDRDRDRSSRHRSRERDSEKERRGSRDTEKEKDREKDRERNRNRDREREREREREKEKRESDREKEREKEKKDRDRRSRSRSRLDRERERPERELMREPERDESRRFKDKKEAVEAEADPERDQRTVFAYQMPLKATERDVYNFFSQAGKVSDVKLIMDRNSRRSKGVGYVEFDDAMSVPMAIALSGHLFLGQPIMVKPSEAEKNLVQSNTSAGGSGVVGPYGATDRKLYVGNLHFNMTEFQLKQIFEAFGPVELVQLPTDPETGHCKGFGFIQFAQLEHAKAAQSLNGKLEIAGRTIKVSSVTDHVGVQDSGAKTADFDDDEGGGLALNAQSRALLMQKLDRSGTASSVVGPLGVTALNGSTFSQATTLPTNPTAVLPTSVLPAQLVSMVPEPIGTLSECLLLKNMFDPAAETDPEFDLDIRDDVHEECSKYGKVKHIHVDKNSAGYVYLRFESAEASARAQQAMHKRWFARRLISAIFLQPYEYDAKFKGAA from the exons ATGGATTTCGACGAGTACGATTACCTCGAGAAGGCAGTGGAAGAAACCAACGGCTCGTCAAAGAAGGAAGTTCCCGAACAGAAGGAAAAGGACAGAGAGAAGACCGAGAAAGGTTACCGAAGAAGAGAGAGGAGCGATGACGACGAGTTTGACGAAGAAAAGGATCGGAAAAACAGCAGCAAGAAGTCTCGGAGCGAAGAGAAGGGGAGGGATCGGGATAGAGATAGGGAAAGGGAAAGGGAAAAGGACAGGGATAAGGATAGGGATAGGGATAGGGATAGGGATAGGAGCTCGAGGCATCGGAGTAGAGAGCGGGACTCAGAAAAGGAGAGGCGGGGGTCTAGGGATACGGAGAAGGAGAAGGATAGAGAGAAGGACAGGGAAAGGAATAGGAATAGGGATAGGGAGAGGGAGAGGGAGAGGGAGAGAGAGAAGGAGAAAAGAGAGAGTGACAGAGAGAAGGAGAGAGAGAAGGAGAAGAAGGACAGGGACAGGAGGAGTAGAAGCCGATCGAGGCTAGACCGTGAAAGGGAGAGGCCCGAGAGGGAGTTGATGAGGGAGCCGGAGCGTGATGAAAGCAG GAGATTTAAGGATAAAAAAGAAGCCGTGGAAGCTGAAGCTGATCCAGAAAGGGACCAGAGAACTGTTTTTGCATATCAG ATGCCCCTGAAGGCAACTGAGAGAGATGTATACAATTTCTTTTCACAAGCAGGAAAG GTCAGTGATGTGAAACTAATCATGGATCGAAACTCAAGACGTTCAAAAGGAGTTGG GTATGTTGAATTTGATGATGCTATGTCTGTGCCGATGGCTATCGCTCTGTCCGGCCACCTGTTTCTTGGACAACCAATTATGGTAAAACCTTCAGAGGCTGAAAAGAATCTTGTTCAATCAAACACTTCTGCTGGTGGTTCTGGAGTTGTCGGACCATATGGTGCAACGGATAGGAAGCTTTACGTGgggaatttacattttaatATGACAGAATTTCAGCTTAAACAG ATTTTTGAAGCATTTGGTCCTGTTGAGCTTGTTCAACTTCCTACAGACCCAGAGACAGGACATTGCAAAGGTTTCGGGTTTATTCAA TTTGCACAACTTGAACATGCGAAGGCAGCACAAAGTCTGAACGGGAAGCTGGAGATTGCTGGTCGAACCATTAAG GTTTCTTCTGTTACGGACCATGTTGGAGTACAAGACTCCGGAGCAAAAACAGCAGATTTTGATGATGACGAGGGGGGTGGTTTG GCTCTAAATGCTCAGTCTAGGGCATTGCTCATGCAAAAGCTCGATCGCAGTGGTACTGCTTCAAG CGTTGTGGGTCCCCTTGGAGTTACTGCATTGAATGGGTCCACTTTTTCACAAGCTACTACCTTACCTACCAATCCAACAGCAGTACTCCCCACCTCAGTTCTTCCTGCGCAACTGGTTTCCATGGTTCCAGAACCTATTGGGACACTTAGTGAATGTTTACTGTTGAAGAATATGTTTGATCCTGCAGCTGAG ACAGATCCCGAATTTGATCTGGACATTAGAGATGATGTGCATGAAGAATGCTCCAAGTATGGGAAGGTGAAACATATCCATGTTGACAA GAATAGTGCAGGCTATGTCTATTTAAGGTTTGAAAGTGCGGAAGCATCGGCACGTGCTCAACAAGCAATGCATAAAAGATGGTTTGCTCGTAGATTGATCTCAGCAATATTCTTG CAACCTTATGAATATGATGCCAAATTCAAAGGTGCAGCTTGA
- the LOC140887073 gene encoding probable cinnamyl alcohol dehydrogenase 9 has product MAAQQKAFGWAATDASGVLSPFHFSRRENGAEDVTIKILYCGVCHSDLHNAKNEWGYTNYPLVPGHEMVGLVTKTGENVEKFKVGDRVGVGVIVGSCRTCSICEQDLENYCPKLVFTYNALDYKHGTKTYGGYSDIIVVDQHFVLRFPDNIPSDSGAPLLCAGITVYSPMKYYGMTDQPGKHLGVAGLGGLGHVAVKFGKAFGLKVSVISRSSDKADEAINKLGADAFIVSSDPAQLKAGLGTMDFIIDTIAAVHSLEPLLGLLKMNGKLITVGLPNKPLELPIFPLVLGRKLVGGSDIGGVKETQEMLDFCGKHGITSDIELIRMDEINTAMERLAKSDVRYRFVIDVGNSLVDA; this is encoded by the exons ATGGCTGCGCAGCAAAAAGCATTCGGGTGGGCAGCAACTGATGCCTCTGGCGTTCTCTCCCCTTTTCACTTCTCGCGCAG GGAAAATGGTGCGGAAGATGTGACAATCAAAATACTCTACTGTGGAGTTTGCCACTCAGATTTGCATAACGCAAAGAATGAATGGGGCTACACCAACTACCCCCTTGTTCCTGG ACATGAAATGGTCGGTCTTGTGACGAAAACAGGAGAAAATGTCGAAAAATTTAAGGTTGGCGACAGAGTTGGAGTGGGAGTGATAGTAGGCTCCTGTAGGACTTGCAGTATCTGCGAACAGGACTTGGAGAACTACTGTCCCAAATTGGTTTTCACGTACAACGCGTTAGATTATAAACATGGAACAAAGACTTATGGTGGTTACTCTGATATAATCGTCGTAGACCAGCATTTTGTGCTGCGTTTTCCAGACAACATTCCCTCGGATTCAGGCGCGCCTTTGCTTTGTGCTGGCATCACGGTCTACAGCCCGATGAAGTACTACGGGATGACTGATCAGCCTGGGAAGCATTTGGGTGTGGCTGGACTTGGTGGGCTTGGCCATGTTGCTGTCAAGTTTGGAAAGGCTTTTGGGTTAAAAGTGAGTGTTATTAGTAGGTCTTCGGACAAGGCGGATGAAGCCATTAACAAGCTTGGTGCTGATGCTTTCATTGTCAGCTCTGATCCTGCTCAGTTGAAG GCTGGTCTTGGGACAATGGATTTCATCATCGACACCATTGCTGCAGTTCATTCCTTGGAACCCTTGCTTGGTTTGCTGAAAATGAACGGGAAATTGATTACGGTTGGCCTCCCTAATAAACCTCTGGAGCTACCTATTTTCCCTCTTGTTTTGG GGCGGAAGCTGGTCGGTGGGAGCGACATTGGTGGCGTAAAAGAGACTCAAGAAATGCTCGACTTTTGTGGGAAGCATGGCATAACATCGGACATTGAACTCATCCGTATGGACGAGATCAACACGGCCATGGAACGTCTTGCCAAGTCGGATGTCAGGTACCGCTTTGTCATCGACGTGGGGAATTCATTGGTCGATGCCTAG
- the LOC140891141 gene encoding uncharacterized protein isoform X2 has translation MDFDEYDYLEKAVEETNGSSKKEVPEQKEKDREKTEKGYRRRERSDDDEFDEEKDRKNSSKKSRSEEKGRDRDRDREREREKDRDKDRDRDRDRDRSSRHRSRERDSEKERRGSRDTEKEKDREKDRERNRNRDREREREREREKEKRESDREKEREKEKKDRDRRSRSRSRLDRERERPERELMREPERDESRRFKDKKEAVEAEADPERDQRTVFAYQMPLKATERDVYNFFSQAGKVSDVKLIMDRNSRRSKGVGYVEFDDAMSVPMAIALSGHLFLGQPIMVKPSEAEKNLVQSNTSAGGSGVVGPYGATDRKLYVGNLHFNMTEFQLKQIFEAFGPVELVQLPTDPETGHCKGFGFIQFAQLEHAKAAQSLNGKLEIAGRTIKVSSVTDHVGVQDSGAKTADFDDDEGGGLALNAQSRALLMQKLDRSGTASSVVGPLGVTALNGSTFSQATTLPTNPTAVLPTSVLPAQLVSMVPEPIGTLSECLLLKNMFDPAAETDPEFDLDIRDDVHEECSKYGKVKHIHVDKLAIGKCSFGQNV, from the exons ATGGATTTCGACGAGTACGATTACCTCGAGAAGGCAGTGGAAGAAACCAACGGCTCGTCAAAGAAGGAAGTTCCCGAACAGAAGGAAAAGGACAGAGAGAAGACCGAGAAAGGTTACCGAAGAAGAGAGAGGAGCGATGACGACGAGTTTGACGAAGAAAAGGATCGGAAAAACAGCAGCAAGAAGTCTCGGAGCGAAGAGAAGGGGAGGGATCGGGATAGAGATAGGGAAAGGGAAAGGGAAAAGGACAGGGATAAGGATAGGGATAGGGATAGGGATAGGGATAGGAGCTCGAGGCATCGGAGTAGAGAGCGGGACTCAGAAAAGGAGAGGCGGGGGTCTAGGGATACGGAGAAGGAGAAGGATAGAGAGAAGGACAGGGAAAGGAATAGGAATAGGGATAGGGAGAGGGAGAGGGAGAGGGAGAGAGAGAAGGAGAAAAGAGAGAGTGACAGAGAGAAGGAGAGAGAGAAGGAGAAGAAGGACAGGGACAGGAGGAGTAGAAGCCGATCGAGGCTAGACCGTGAAAGGGAGAGGCCCGAGAGGGAGTTGATGAGGGAGCCGGAGCGTGATGAAAGCAG GAGATTTAAGGATAAAAAAGAAGCCGTGGAAGCTGAAGCTGATCCAGAAAGGGACCAGAGAACTGTTTTTGCATATCAG ATGCCCCTGAAGGCAACTGAGAGAGATGTATACAATTTCTTTTCACAAGCAGGAAAG GTCAGTGATGTGAAACTAATCATGGATCGAAACTCAAGACGTTCAAAAGGAGTTGG GTATGTTGAATTTGATGATGCTATGTCTGTGCCGATGGCTATCGCTCTGTCCGGCCACCTGTTTCTTGGACAACCAATTATGGTAAAACCTTCAGAGGCTGAAAAGAATCTTGTTCAATCAAACACTTCTGCTGGTGGTTCTGGAGTTGTCGGACCATATGGTGCAACGGATAGGAAGCTTTACGTGgggaatttacattttaatATGACAGAATTTCAGCTTAAACAG ATTTTTGAAGCATTTGGTCCTGTTGAGCTTGTTCAACTTCCTACAGACCCAGAGACAGGACATTGCAAAGGTTTCGGGTTTATTCAA TTTGCACAACTTGAACATGCGAAGGCAGCACAAAGTCTGAACGGGAAGCTGGAGATTGCTGGTCGAACCATTAAG GTTTCTTCTGTTACGGACCATGTTGGAGTACAAGACTCCGGAGCAAAAACAGCAGATTTTGATGATGACGAGGGGGGTGGTTTG GCTCTAAATGCTCAGTCTAGGGCATTGCTCATGCAAAAGCTCGATCGCAGTGGTACTGCTTCAAG CGTTGTGGGTCCCCTTGGAGTTACTGCATTGAATGGGTCCACTTTTTCACAAGCTACTACCTTACCTACCAATCCAACAGCAGTACTCCCCACCTCAGTTCTTCCTGCGCAACTGGTTTCCATGGTTCCAGAACCTATTGGGACACTTAGTGAATGTTTACTGTTGAAGAATATGTTTGATCCTGCAGCTGAG ACAGATCCCGAATTTGATCTGGACATTAGAGATGATGTGCATGAAGAATGCTCCAAGTATGGGAAGGTGAAACATATCCATGTTGACAA ACTTGCTATTGGGAAATGCAGTTTTGGACAAAATGTGTGA